Proteins from one Homalodisca vitripennis isolate AUS2020 chromosome 3, UT_GWSS_2.1, whole genome shotgun sequence genomic window:
- the LOC124358656 gene encoding putative gustatory receptor 28b: MLVAVSSSGVSEAAGETASLVRKQINMEMSSDLREQLKSTLLQLLNKRVEFSAAGFFQINKQTLTSIAAAVTTYLVIMLQFQSQFS, encoded by the coding sequence ATGCTGGTCGCTGTGTCTAGCTCTGGTGTCTCCGAGGCGGCTGGCGAGACTGCATCGCTCGTCCGCAAGCAGATCAACATGGAAATGAGCTCGGATCTGAGGGAACAGTTAAAGTCAACTTTGCTGCAGTTGTTAAACAAACGCGTGGAATTTTCTGCAGCGGGATTTTTCCAGATCAACAAACAAACTTTAACTTCGATTGCTGCAGCTGTGACGACATATCTAGTGATCATGCTTCAGTTTCAGTCACAATTCTCGTAG